The genomic interval TTCTACTGGGCATCGTCAACGAGAAGTTACGACTGGAATGCGACAGCTTTGAAGATCTGGTCAGCATGTACGAAATGGACGTTGAGCAAGTGGTTGGCAAACTGGATGGTTTGGGCTACCAATACGATCCGCTCACCAACCAATTCAAATCATACTCTCGCTAGTGATCATTCCCTTAAGCCATCTTGATGCCATCAAGATGGCTTTTGCATTGTTGTCTTGCCGTCGCAAAAAAGGCTTGAAGATAGCGTTTGTCTTTATCGGCATTGCGTGTGGCGGCAAACAGTCGTCGCCACAATCCCTTACCTAATGGAATACTGGTGATCAGCCCTTGGCGAGAAAATTCGCTGATCGCCCAGTTGGGCAAAGCCGCAACCCCCAAGCCGGCGGAAACCATCTGCACCAGCATCAGTGTGTTGTCTGCTTGTTTCCAGCGAGCGGGCTCGACACCGGCGGGCGCTAAAAAGTGTTTCACCACGTCTAAACGTTGTTTTTGTACCGGATAAGTCAACATGGTCTGATCGGCGAGATCGTCAGGTTGTAAGCGCTCTTTGCTTGCAAGAGGATGGTTGGTGGCGGTAATCAGGCGCATTTCAAAATCAAACAGTGGCTCGTAATGCACTTCAGAGCGAGGCTGGATATCGGACGTGATCACCAAATCCAGTTCACCAGCCATCAAAGCGGGTAGGGGCTCAAAGCCAAAACCGGAGGAAAAATCGAGGGTTACGCTCGGCCAGGTCAACTGATATTCCTTAAGAGCAGGCATGAGCCACTGGAAGCAGGAGTGGCATTCGATCGCCATGTGTAAGCGGCCATTCACGTCTTCTTTTAAGCTCGCCAACTCATTCTCTGCTCTGGCTAACTTTGGCAAAATCTCGTCGGCTAAGCGCAGCAAAATTTCCCCTTCTGAGGTGAACTTAACGGGGCGAGTTTTGCGCAAAAAGAGCTGACCACCAATGCGCGCTTCCAAATCTTTAATTTGATGCGAGAGCGCCGATTGAGTGAGATGCAGTGATGTCGCTGTGGCGGTTAATGAGCCTGTGTCTCGCAATGACGTTAGTGTTTTTAAGTGTTTTAGCTCAATCATGAATCCCTCTCAACCAATCGCTCGTTACATGAGCCTTTTTAACTTACCCAGTTTTTTTGGAGCTGTAAACATCTAGACGTCTATTTATTTTTTTGCTGATGTTTCTTTTCTTATGATGAATTTTTCTAATAAACAAGTTGAATAATTGGAGATTGTCGAAACGCGAGGTTAGCGAGATAGTTTAGCCATCCGGACATCTCGAGAGATGTGACGAATAAGATGTATTGCATCCGCTCAGCAGCCGTTTGTGAGCCGCCTAACCATCCCAGCATAGAAAAATTACGCATAGAAAAATAAGGAATTTGACATGACAACGACCACGCATATCCTCGGCTATCCCCGTATCGGCGAAAAACGCGAACTCAAATTTGCCCAAGAAAAATATTGGCGCGGTGAAATCGACCAAGCTGAACTGAAAAAAGTCGGTGCGAAGTTGCGCCACAAAAATTGGCAAACTCAAGCCTCAGCAGGGCTTAGCTTTGCCGTCGCAGGGGACTTCGCATGGTACGACCATGTTCTGACCACCACCTTGTTGCTTGGCCATGTGCCAAAACGCCATCGTCATGGCTTCCCCGATTTGGATACCTTGTTCCGAGTAGGCCGTGGTCAGTCGCAATCGAGCTGTCCTTGTCATGGTGCGGCCGCGTCAGACATGACGAAATGGTTCAACACCAACTATCACTACATCGTGCCAGAGTTCACGAAGGAGGACACCTTTGAAGTCAGCTGGCCGCAACTGTTTGAAGAAGTGAACGAAGCCGTACAAGCTGGCCACAAAGTAAAACCGGTGCTGCTTGGTCCACTGAGTTATCTCTACCTTGGGAAGGAAATTGAAGACGGATTTGACCGCTTAACACTGTTACCTCGTTTGCTCACCGCATACCAAGCGATTTTGGCCAAGTTGGCCAAGCAAGGTGTTGAATGGGTGCAAATTGATGAACCTATTCTTGCACTTGAGTTGGAAAAACCTTGGCTTGATGCATTTAAGCTTGCTTACCAAGTGATCCGCAGCGAGGTAAAAGTGCTGCTGACCACCTATTTTGACTCTGTGGTTGATACGCTCGATCGTATTGTCGAGCTCTCAGTGGACGGCCTTCATGTTGACCTTTCTGCCGCACCAGAGCAATTGGATGCGGTGCTGGCTAAGTTGCCGCAAAATTGGGTGCTGTCGCTCGGGGTTATCAATGGTCGGAATGTGTGGCGTTCGGACGTCAAAACGCAGCTAGCGCGACTTCAGCCGGTGAAAGTCGCATTGGGCGAGCGCCTTTGGATCGCCAGTTCATGTTCGCTGCTGCATTCACCGGTGGATTTAGATCTCGAAGCGGGTTTGTCTGCAGAAGTGCGTAGTTGGTTTGCTTTTGCTAAACAAAAAGTGTCGGAAGTGGTGCTACTGGGTAAAGCGCTGGATGGTGATGCGGCGGCGATTGCACAGTGTGAGGCGTACAGCCAGCCAATCCAAGCACGCAAGTCGGCTGCTCATGTACACAAAGCAACGGTGCAGTCACGAGTGAACGCGATTACCGCAGAGCTTGCACAGCGCAGTGTGCCTTATGCGGAACGTGCGCGACACCAAGCTGAGGTATTGCAGTTGCCGTTATTGCCAACCACGACGATTGGTTCTTTCCCGCAAACCAGTGAGATTCGTGTTCAGCGCAGTGCCTATCGCAGTGGTCAGCTTTCTTCAGCAGAGTATGAACAGGCGCTAAAGGGCCACATAGCGGATGCGGTAAAACGCCAAGAAGCGCTCGATCTCGATGTGCTTGTGCACGGTGAAGCGGAGCGCAACGACATGGTTGAGTATTTTGCTGAACACTTATCGGGCTTCCAAACCACGCAATTTGGTTGGGTGCAAAGCTACGGTTCGCGCTGTGTGAAACCTGCTATTGTGGTTGCTGATATTGAGCGTGAGCAGCCTATCACGGTGGGTTGGTCTACTTACGCGCAGTCGCTCACTTCAAAACAGATGAAAGGCATGCTGACAGGCCCGGTGACGATTCTATGCTGGACGTTCCCGCGTGAAGACATCAGCCGTAAAGCGATTGCCCAGCAACTGGCGTTGGCGCTTCGTGATGAGGTGTCGGACCTGCAAGATGCAGGCGTCAATATCATTCAAATTGATGAACCGGCGATTCGTGAAGGTCTGCCACTGAAAAAGCGTGATCATCAGAGTTACCTAGATTGGGCGGTCGAAGCGTTTCGCATTTCAGCAGCGAGTGCGAGGCCAGAAACGCAGATCCACACGCACATGTGCTACAGCGAGTTCAACGAAATCATTGAGTCGGTGGCGGCATTGGATGCCGATGTGATTACCATCGAAACGTCACGCTCGAATATGGAACTGCTTAAAGCATTTGAAGAGTTCAACTACCCAAATGAAATTGGTCCGGGTGTGTATGATATCCATTCACCAAACATTCCAAGCGAAGAGTGGATTGTCGATCTCGTGAAAAAAGCGGCGCAGAAGATCCCAGTAGAGCGCTTGTGGGTAAACCCAGACTGCGGTTTGAAAACACGCAACTGGCCAGAAACCGAAGCGGCGTTGGCAAACTTGGTGTCTGCAGCAAAACGCCTGAGAAACGAGTTAGCCGAGGAGACTAGCGCAGTGAATCACGAGGCAGTGGCAGTCGTAGAAACAGAAGCTTAAAGCGAGCGCGTAAAGAGACCGAATGAGTCATAAAACAAAAAGGGTTGGCATAGTGCCAACCCCTTTTTCGTTCTATCGCTGCTCAGTCTTACTGACAAGAGACAAAAGATTCAGTGGATTATTGCTGATCTTGAGTCGCTTGGATTGCAGTTAGAGCGATGGTGTAGACGATATCGTCGACTAGCGCGCCACGAGATAGGTCGTTTACAGGCTTGCGCATACCTTGCAGCATTGGACCGATAGAAACAAGGTCTGCTGAACGTTGTACCGCTTTGTAAGTCGTGTTACCCGTGTTGAGGTCTGGGAATACGAATACAGTCGCTTTACCTGCTACTGGAGAGTTAGGCGCTTTAGAAGCTGCCACGTTTTCCATGATCGCTGCGTCGTACTGCAGAGGACCGTCGATGATCAGATCAGGACGTTTCTCTTGAGCCAGTTTGGTCGCTTCACGTACTTTATCAACGTCTGCACCCTTACCAGATTCACCAGTAGAGTAAGAGATCATTGCTACGCGTGGGTCAATACCAAAGGCTGCAGCAGAATCCGCAGATTGAATCGCGATTTCTGCAAGCTGTTCTGCCGTTGGATCTGGGTTGATCGCACAGTCACCGTAAACCAGTACTTGATCAGGCAGAAGCATGAAGAATACAGAAGATACGATAGACGCATTTGGTGCAGTCTTGATAATTTGGAACGGAGGAACGATGGTGTTTGCCGTCGTGTGAACCGCACCAGAAACAAGACCGTCAACTTCATCGTTCTCAAGCATCATAGTGCCTAGGAACACAGAATCTTGCAGCTTCTCACGAGCCACAACTTCCGTCATGCCTTTCGAGCCACGTAGTTCAACAAGACGAGCAACGTAGTTTTCACGAATCGCGTCTGCATCGATGATCTTAACGCCAGCGCCCAGTTCAACACCTTGTTGTGCTGCCACGCGCTTGATCTCTTCAGGGTTACCTAGCAGCACACATTCTGCGATACCGCGTTCAGCACAGATCGCCGCCGCTTTCACAGTACGTGGCTCGTCACCTTCAGGAAGAACGATGCGTTTACCCGCTTTACGAGCAAGCTCAGTCAACTGGTAACGGAATGCTGGAGGACTTAGACGACGAGAACGCTCAGTACCTTCTGTCATTGACTCAATCCAGTTGCCATCGATGTGACCCGCAACGTGGTCGTTGATGAACTCGATACGCTCTTTATCGTCTGCAGGTACTTCTAGGCTGAAGCTCTGTAGATTGAGCGAAGTCTGCCAAGTGTTACCTTGTGCTTTGAAAATTGGAAGGCCACTTTCAAACGCTGGCTTACATAGCTTTTCGATCTCTGTAGGAATATCGTAACCGCCAGTCAGTAGTACCGCACCGATTTCCACGCCGTTCATTGCTGCTAGAGAAGCCGCAACGATAACGTCTGGACGGTCTGCAGAAGTCACAAGCAGTGAGCCTGGTTTGAAGTGCTCAATCATGTGTGGCAGAGAACGTGCACAGAAGGTGATGCTCTTAATACGACGAGTGTTGATGTCGCCTTCGTTGATCACTTCTGCTTTCAGGTGCTTCGCCATATCGATTGCGCGAGTTGCAATCAGGTTGATGCTCCATGGCACACAACCTAGAACGCGAATTGGGCTAGAGTTGAAGATTTGCATCACTTCTAGCTGGTTTTGTTTCGCGCTGTCTGCGTCATCAAAGATCTCTGATAGATCAGGACGCGTACGGCCTGCTTCATCAACTGGTGCGTTTAGCTTGTTGATGATAACACCAGAGATGTTTTTGTTTTTTGTGCCACCGAAGTTTGAACAAGCCACTTCGATACGCTCTTTTAGCTGTGCTGGGTTGTCAGTGCCTGGGGTCGCCACAAGAACAATTTCAGCACCAAGTGTTGCCGCGATTTCTGCGTTTACTTGGTTAGCAAATGGGTGCTTACGAGTAGGAACAAGACCTTCGATTAGCGTTACGTCTGCATCTTTATTAATTTGGTTGTAACGTTCTACAACCGTTTCTAGCAGTTCGTCCATGTTGTCGTTACCGATTAGGTTCTCAGCAACAGACATCAATAGGGGTTCGCCAATCTTCATATCGCTGTTTGCGCCAACGATAGTGGTAGTAAGATCAGGAAGATCACCGCCGCTACGTGGTTGTGCGATAGGCTTGTAGAAAGAAACTTTAACGCCTTTGCGCTCCATAGCGCGAAGAACACCCATGCTTACGCTAGTAAGACCAACACCAGCACTCGCAGGGATAAGCATAATAGTACGGGACATCAGAGAAAGTACCTTTAACTATTGGGGGATTTAAAGCTTTACTGCTTATGGTTTGGCGGACCAAACAATAGAAGTGAAGCCCCAGATTCTTTATCAAAAAGAAATCTGGCTAGCCTGAAGGCTAGCCAGAGAAGTCAATTAAAGACCTGCTAGGCGAGCAGTGTCTTCTGCAATAACGAGCTCTTCGTTAGTCGAGATAACCATTGCTGGGATACGGCTGTTTGCTGTTGTGATAACACCTTCGCCGCCGAAACGTGCTTTAAGGTTAGCTTCGCTGTCAACTTCGATACCGAAGATGCCTAGGCGGTTAAGAACCATTTCACGGATAGGTGCAGAGTTCTCACCGATACCACCAGTGAAAGTGATAGCATCTAGACGACCTTCTAGAGTAGCAGTGTAACCAGCTACGTATTTCGCTAGGCGGTGGCAGAATACGTCCATCGCACGCGTTGCTTCTTCTTTTTGACCGTAGTTGTCTTCAACGAAACGACAGTCAGAAGTCACTTCAGTTAGACCAGCAAGGCCAGACTCTTTGGTTAGCATAGTGTTGATTTTCTCAACAGAGTAGCCAAGAGTGTCGTGTAGGTGGAAGATGATCGCAGGATCGATGTCACCACAACGAGTACCCATTACTAGACCTTCAAGTGGCGTTAGACCCATTGAAGTATCAACAGATTGGCCGTTCTTCACTGCACAAACAGACGCACCGTTACCTAGGTGACAGTTGATGATGTTTACTTCTTCAACTGGTTTGTTTAGTAGGCCTGCAACTTCACGAGTGATGAATAGGTGTGAAGTACCGTGCATGCCGTAACGACGGATACCGTGCTCTTTGTAAAGGTTGTATGGAAGTGCGTATAGGTACGCTTCTTCTGGCATAGTTTGGTGGAAAGCGGTGTCAAACACAGCAACGTTTTTCAGTGCTGGGAAAGATTTTTGAGCGGCTTTGATACCAATGATGTGCGCAGGGTTGTGAAGAGGAGCAAGCGTTGCACAATCTTCAATACCTTTAAGAACTTCGTCAGTGATTAGAGCTGATTGAGTGAACTGCTCACCACCGTGTACTACGCGGTGACCGATTGCAGCTAGGTTTTCAGAAAGCTCTGGCTTAGAAGCAAGAATAGTTTCTACCATGAACGCTAGTGCTTCTTCGTGTGCTGCACCGTTACCTAGTTGAGCTTCGTGCTTACCATCAAGTTTCCACTTGATGCGAGCTTCAGGAAGGTGAAGACATTCAGCAAGACCTGAAAGATGCTCTGCACCATTCTCAGCATCAACAACAGCAAATTTAAGAGAAGAACTACCGCAGTTTAAAACTAAAACTAGCTTAGACATGTGTGACTACCTGTTATTCGTCTGATTAAAATCAGTAAGGATGAAAAATCATTCACAAGAATAGACGATGCAACCAAAGCTGCGCACTAATCTTGGTCAAAAAACTTTCAATTTCCGTATTTCTAAGAGAGAGGTGAACCCGTATCACCACTTTGCGATCCATTGCAGAAGGTCTTCAGAGTTGCTTAAATTGTAAATAACAGCAACAATGAGATTGAGGGTCTGCAAAGGATAGCGATAATAAGCAATGATAACAAAAAAAATTTGAAAGAATATTAACTTTCATCAATTTTTTGCGTTTTCAGTTGAAATCTTCAACTAATTTTTAGTGAGAGAGCAGTATGAACAATA from Vibrio vulnificus NBRC 15645 = ATCC 27562 carries:
- a CDS encoding DUF4250 domain-containing protein, yielding MDLSNVARLDSIILLGIVNEKLRLECDSFEDLVSMYEMDVEQVVGKLDGLGYQYDPLTNQFKSYSR
- the metR gene encoding HTH-type transcriptional regulator MetR: MIELKHLKTLTSLRDTGSLTATATSLHLTQSALSHQIKDLEARIGGQLFLRKTRPVKFTSEGEILLRLADEILPKLARAENELASLKEDVNGRLHMAIECHSCFQWLMPALKEYQLTWPSVTLDFSSGFGFEPLPALMAGELDLVITSDIQPRSEVHYEPLFDFEMRLITATNHPLASKERLQPDDLADQTMLTYPVQKQRLDVVKHFLAPAGVEPARWKQADNTLMLVQMVSAGLGVAALPNWAISEFSRQGLITSIPLGKGLWRRLFAATRNADKDKRYLQAFFATARQQCKSHLDGIKMA
- the metE gene encoding 5-methyltetrahydropteroyltriglutamate--homocysteine S-methyltransferase: MTTTTHILGYPRIGEKRELKFAQEKYWRGEIDQAELKKVGAKLRHKNWQTQASAGLSFAVAGDFAWYDHVLTTTLLLGHVPKRHRHGFPDLDTLFRVGRGQSQSSCPCHGAAASDMTKWFNTNYHYIVPEFTKEDTFEVSWPQLFEEVNEAVQAGHKVKPVLLGPLSYLYLGKEIEDGFDRLTLLPRLLTAYQAILAKLAKQGVEWVQIDEPILALELEKPWLDAFKLAYQVIRSEVKVLLTTYFDSVVDTLDRIVELSVDGLHVDLSAAPEQLDAVLAKLPQNWVLSLGVINGRNVWRSDVKTQLARLQPVKVALGERLWIASSCSLLHSPVDLDLEAGLSAEVRSWFAFAKQKVSEVVLLGKALDGDAAAIAQCEAYSQPIQARKSAAHVHKATVQSRVNAITAELAQRSVPYAERARHQAEVLQLPLLPTTTIGSFPQTSEIRVQRSAYRSGQLSSAEYEQALKGHIADAVKRQEALDLDVLVHGEAERNDMVEYFAEHLSGFQTTQFGWVQSYGSRCVKPAIVVADIEREQPITVGWSTYAQSLTSKQMKGMLTGPVTILCWTFPREDISRKAIAQQLALALRDEVSDLQDAGVNIIQIDEPAIREGLPLKKRDHQSYLDWAVEAFRISAASARPETQIHTHMCYSEFNEIIESVAALDADVITIETSRSNMELLKAFEEFNYPNEIGPGVYDIHSPNIPSEEWIVDLVKKAAQKIPVERLWVNPDCGLKTRNWPETEAALANLVSAAKRLRNELAEETSAVNHEAVAVVETEA
- the pta gene encoding phosphate acetyltransferase — protein: MSRTIMLIPASAGVGLTSVSMGVLRAMERKGVKVSFYKPIAQPRSGGDLPDLTTTIVGANSDMKIGEPLLMSVAENLIGNDNMDELLETVVERYNQINKDADVTLIEGLVPTRKHPFANQVNAEIAATLGAEIVLVATPGTDNPAQLKERIEVACSNFGGTKNKNISGVIINKLNAPVDEAGRTRPDLSEIFDDADSAKQNQLEVMQIFNSSPIRVLGCVPWSINLIATRAIDMAKHLKAEVINEGDINTRRIKSITFCARSLPHMIEHFKPGSLLVTSADRPDVIVAASLAAMNGVEIGAVLLTGGYDIPTEIEKLCKPAFESGLPIFKAQGNTWQTSLNLQSFSLEVPADDKERIEFINDHVAGHIDGNWIESMTEGTERSRRLSPPAFRYQLTELARKAGKRIVLPEGDEPRTVKAAAICAERGIAECVLLGNPEEIKRVAAQQGVELGAGVKIIDADAIRENYVARLVELRGSKGMTEVVAREKLQDSVFLGTMMLENDEVDGLVSGAVHTTANTIVPPFQIIKTAPNASIVSSVFFMLLPDQVLVYGDCAINPDPTAEQLAEIAIQSADSAAAFGIDPRVAMISYSTGESGKGADVDKVREATKLAQEKRPDLIIDGPLQYDAAIMENVAASKAPNSPVAGKATVFVFPDLNTGNTTYKAVQRSADLVSIGPMLQGMRKPVNDLSRGALVDDIVYTIALTAIQATQDQQ
- a CDS encoding acetate kinase, whose product is MSKLVLVLNCGSSSLKFAVVDAENGAEHLSGLAECLHLPEARIKWKLDGKHEAQLGNGAAHEEALAFMVETILASKPELSENLAAIGHRVVHGGEQFTQSALITDEVLKGIEDCATLAPLHNPAHIIGIKAAQKSFPALKNVAVFDTAFHQTMPEEAYLYALPYNLYKEHGIRRYGMHGTSHLFITREVAGLLNKPVEEVNIINCHLGNGASVCAVKNGQSVDTSMGLTPLEGLVMGTRCGDIDPAIIFHLHDTLGYSVEKINTMLTKESGLAGLTEVTSDCRFVEDNYGQKEEATRAMDVFCHRLAKYVAGYTATLEGRLDAITFTGGIGENSAPIREMVLNRLGIFGIEVDSEANLKARFGGEGVITTANSRIPAMVISTNEELVIAEDTARLAGL